From one Rhodovulum sp. ES.010 genomic stretch:
- a CDS encoding carbohydrate ABC transporter permease, whose protein sequence is MEKTTNHKAWFLVLPVLVLVAFSAVIPLMTVVNYSVQDTFGQNQFFWAGLEWFREMLESERMWNALGRQVIFSATILAIEVPLGIFVALNMPKKGIWASVCLVLMSLPLLIPWNVVGTIWQIFGRVDIGLLGYTLDKIGIDYNYTQDAVDAWITVIVMDVWHWTSLVALLAYAGLQSIPDAYYQAAKIDQASRWKVFRYIELPKMAGVLMIAILLRFMDSFMIYTEPFVVTGGGPGNATTFLSIDLVKMALGQFDLGPAAAFSLMYFLVILLISWVFYTVMVNIDRKGG, encoded by the coding sequence ATGGAGAAGACGACCAATCACAAGGCGTGGTTCCTGGTGCTGCCGGTGCTGGTGCTGGTCGCGTTCTCGGCGGTGATCCCGCTGATGACCGTGGTCAACTACTCGGTGCAGGACACGTTCGGGCAGAACCAGTTCTTCTGGGCGGGGCTGGAATGGTTCCGCGAGATGCTGGAGTCCGAGCGCATGTGGAACGCGCTGGGCCGGCAGGTGATCTTCTCGGCCACGATCCTGGCGATCGAGGTGCCGCTGGGCATCTTCGTGGCGCTGAACATGCCCAAGAAGGGCATCTGGGCCAGCGTCTGCCTGGTGCTGATGTCGTTGCCCTTGCTGATCCCGTGGAACGTGGTCGGCACGATCTGGCAGATCTTCGGCCGCGTCGATATCGGCCTGCTGGGCTATACGCTCGACAAGATCGGGATCGACTACAACTACACGCAGGACGCGGTCGATGCCTGGATCACCGTCATCGTGATGGATGTCTGGCACTGGACGTCGCTGGTGGCCCTTCTGGCCTATGCGGGTCTGCAATCCATCCCCGACGCCTATTACCAGGCCGCCAAGATCGACCAGGCCAGCCGCTGGAAGGTGTTCCGCTATATCGAACTGCCCAAGATGGCGGGCGTGTTGATGATCGCGATCCTCCTGCGGTTCATGGACAGCTTCATGATCTATACCGAGCCCTTCGTGGTCACCGGGGGCGGGCCCGGCAACGCCACCACCTTCCTGTCGATCGACCTGGTGAAGATGGCGCTGGGGCAGTTCGACCTCGGCCCCGCGGCGGCGTTCTCGCTGATGTATTTCCTGGTGATCCTGCTGATCTCCTGGGTGTTCTACACGGTGATGGTCAATATCGACCGGAAGGGGGGCTGA
- a CDS encoding ABC transporter substrate-binding protein — protein MNLRLKSTTAIGVSLALLSGPSWAGMEEAMEFLDSEIDGLSVLSREEQEAEMQWFVDAAEPFAGMEINVVSETITTHEYESQVLAPAFSAITGIQVTHDLIGEGDVVEKLQTQMQSGQNVYDAYVNDSDLIGTHWRYQQVRNLTDWMANEGADVTSPTLDLDDFIGLSFTTGPDGKLYQLPDQQFANLYWFRYDWFTDPKTMEDFKAEYGYDLGVPVTWSAYEDIAEFFTGRDMSYMGVEGEVFGNMDYGKKDPSLGWRYTDAWMSMAGMGDTGEPNGLPVDEWGIRVNENSQPVGSCVARGGATNSPAAVYAVTKAIEWLEKYSPPTAAGMTFSEAGPVPAQGQVAQQMFWYTAFTADMVGEGADAVLNEDGTPKWRMAPSPHGVYWEEGMKIGYQDAGSWTLMKSTPVDRAKAAWLYAQFVTSKTVDLKKSDVGLTFIRESTINSDHFTDRAPKLGGLVEFYRSPARVQWSPTGTNVPDYPKLAQLWWQNIGDAMSGAKTPQEALDALCADQERVLERLERAGVQGDLGPVMNEEMDPSEWLNQPGAPKAAVENEDEEPQTVAYDELIQSWQN, from the coding sequence ATGAACCTCAGATTGAAATCCACCACGGCGATCGGCGTGAGCCTTGCGCTCCTGTCCGGCCCGTCCTGGGCGGGCATGGAGGAGGCCATGGAGTTCCTCGACAGCGAGATCGACGGGCTTTCCGTGCTCTCGCGCGAGGAGCAGGAGGCCGAGATGCAGTGGTTCGTCGATGCCGCCGAGCCCTTTGCCGGCATGGAGATCAACGTGGTCTCGGAAACGATCACCACGCATGAATACGAATCCCAGGTGCTGGCGCCCGCGTTCTCGGCGATCACCGGCATCCAGGTCACCCACGACCTGATCGGCGAGGGCGACGTGGTCGAGAAGCTGCAGACCCAGATGCAGTCGGGCCAGAACGTCTATGACGCCTATGTCAACGACAGCGACCTGATCGGCACCCACTGGCGCTATCAGCAGGTGCGCAACCTGACCGACTGGATGGCGAACGAGGGCGCGGACGTCACCAGCCCGACGCTCGACCTCGACGACTTCATCGGGCTCAGCTTCACCACCGGGCCGGACGGCAAGCTGTATCAGCTGCCCGACCAGCAATTCGCGAACCTCTACTGGTTCCGCTACGACTGGTTCACCGATCCCAAGACGATGGAGGATTTCAAGGCCGAATACGGCTACGACCTCGGCGTGCCGGTCACCTGGTCGGCCTATGAGGACATCGCCGAGTTCTTCACCGGCCGCGACATGTCCTACATGGGCGTCGAGGGCGAGGTCTTCGGCAACATGGACTACGGCAAGAAGGACCCGAGCCTCGGCTGGCGCTACACCGACGCGTGGATGTCGATGGCCGGCATGGGCGACACGGGCGAGCCCAACGGGTTGCCGGTGGACGAATGGGGCATCCGCGTGAACGAGAACTCGCAGCCGGTGGGGTCCTGCGTGGCGCGGGGCGGGGCCACCAACTCGCCCGCCGCGGTCTACGCCGTGACCAAGGCCATCGAGTGGCTGGAGAAGTATTCGCCGCCGACCGCGGCGGGCATGACCTTCTCGGAGGCCGGGCCGGTGCCGGCGCAGGGCCAGGTCGCGCAGCAGATGTTCTGGTACACCGCCTTCACCGCCGACATGGTGGGCGAGGGCGCGGATGCCGTGCTGAACGAGGACGGCACGCCCAAGTGGCGCATGGCGCCCAGCCCGCACGGCGTCTACTGGGAAGAGGGCATGAAGATCGGCTATCAGGACGCCGGGTCCTGGACGCTGATGAAGTCCACGCCCGTGGACCGCGCCAAGGCGGCCTGGCTCTATGCCCAGTTCGTGACGTCCAAGACCGTGGACCTGAAGAAATCGGATGTGGGCCTGACCTTCATCCGCGAATCCACGATCAATTCCGACCACTTCACGGACCGCGCGCCTAAGCTCGGCGGCCTGGTCGAGTTCTACCGCTCGCCCGCCCGCGTGCAGTGGTCGCCCACCGGCACCAACGTCCCGGACTACCCCAAGCTCGCCCAGCTCTGGTGGCAGAACATCGGCGACGCGATGTCGGGCGCCAAGACCCCGCAAGAGGCGCTGGATGCGCTGTGCGCGGACCAGGAGCGGGTGCTGGAGCGGCTGGAACGCGCGGGCGTTCAGGGCGACCTGGGCCCCGTGATGAACGAGGAAATGGACCCCTCGGAATGGCTGAACCAGCCCGGCGCGCCCAAGGCCGCGGTCGAGAACGAGGACGAGGAGCCCCAGACCGTCGCCTATGACGAGTTGATCCAGTCCTGGCAGAACTGA
- a CDS encoding ABC transporter ATP-binding protein, with the protein MTLELKGVTKRVGAETHIHPTDLRLEKGTMNVLLGPTLSGKTSLMRLMAGLDVPNEGRIFWNGADVTGMRVQDRKVAMVYQQFINYPTLSVYENIASPMKLIGVAKGEIDARVRETAELMKLTPMLERKPLELSGGQQQRCALARALVKDAGLVLLDEPLANLDYKLREELRVEIPRIFEASGAIFVYATTEPEEALLLGGNTATLWEGRVTQFGPTPEVYRQPVDATTARVFSDPPMNFLPVSKTGGKLMFGDGQSAPATGKLGELADGRYTAGFRPNHLEIMQHTADAMEFTARLVVTELTGSETFVHLDHHGERWVGLIHGVHDLSAGEDLQVHLDPAHVYVFGEDGRLVAPAAYALAA; encoded by the coding sequence ATGACGCTGGAACTCAAGGGCGTGACCAAGCGGGTCGGCGCCGAGACGCATATCCACCCGACGGACCTGAGGCTCGAGAAGGGCACGATGAACGTGCTCTTGGGCCCGACGCTTTCGGGCAAGACCTCGCTGATGCGGCTCATGGCCGGGCTCGACGTGCCGAACGAGGGGCGCATCTTCTGGAACGGCGCGGACGTCACCGGAATGCGGGTGCAGGACCGCAAGGTGGCGATGGTCTACCAGCAGTTCATCAACTACCCTACCCTCAGCGTGTACGAGAACATCGCCTCGCCGATGAAGCTGATTGGGGTGGCGAAGGGCGAGATCGACGCCCGCGTGCGCGAGACCGCCGAGTTGATGAAGCTGACGCCGATGCTGGAGCGGAAACCGCTGGAGCTGTCGGGCGGGCAGCAGCAGCGCTGTGCGCTGGCGCGTGCGCTGGTGAAGGATGCGGGGCTGGTGCTGCTGGACGAGCCGCTGGCGAACCTCGACTACAAGCTGCGCGAGGAATTGCGCGTGGAGATCCCGCGCATCTTCGAGGCGTCGGGCGCGATCTTCGTCTATGCCACGACCGAACCCGAGGAGGCGCTGCTTCTGGGCGGGAACACCGCGACGCTGTGGGAGGGACGGGTGACGCAGTTCGGCCCCACGCCCGAGGTCTATCGCCAGCCGGTGGACGCGACGACCGCGCGGGTGTTCAGCGACCCGCCGATGAATTTCCTCCCGGTCTCGAAGACCGGCGGCAAGCTGATGTTCGGCGACGGCCAGTCCGCGCCGGCGACCGGCAAGCTGGGCGAACTGGCCGACGGGCGCTACACCGCCGGGTTCCGGCCCAACCACCTGGAGATCATGCAGCACACCGCGGACGCGATGGAATTCACCGCGCGGCTGGTGGTGACCGAGCTGACCGGGTCCGAGACCTTCGTGCATCTTGACCATCACGGGGAACGCTGGGTGGGGCTGATCCACGGGGTCCACGATCTCAGCGCCGGGGAGGACCTCCAGGTCCATCTCGACCCCGCCCATGTCTACGTCTTCGGCGAGGACGGCCGGCTGGTCGCCCCCGCCGCCTATGCGCTTGCGGCCTGA
- a CDS encoding ABC transporter ATP-binding protein: MARITLDTLAHSYLPAPKSDDDWALKKMTHVWEDGAAYALLGPSGCGKSTLLNIISGLLEPSRGRILFDDADMTHAPTTERNIAQVFQFPVVYDTMTVRDNLAFPLRNRGRDPAYIAERVQAIAKMIGMENELDRKARGLTADAKQKISLGRGMVRRDVNAILFDEPLTVIDPHMKWELRTQLKSLHRDFGHTMIYVTHDQTEALTFADKVVVMYDGRVVQIGTPEELFETPEHTFVGYFIGSPGMNVLPARVEGDRAYIDGAEVPLAHGYGALSGKVEIGVRPEFARLSARDGLPVKVRRVEDVGRHKIVRAEFFSHEINIIAREEDEIGADMTRVTFDPARVNVYADDWRVAPDALGRAA; this comes from the coding sequence ATGGCCCGGATCACGCTCGACACGCTTGCCCATTCCTACCTGCCCGCGCCCAAATCCGATGACGATTGGGCGCTGAAGAAAATGACCCATGTCTGGGAGGACGGGGCGGCCTATGCGCTCTTGGGCCCCTCGGGCTGCGGCAAGTCCACGCTCTTGAACATCATCTCGGGGCTTCTGGAGCCCAGCCGGGGCCGCATCCTGTTCGACGACGCCGACATGACCCACGCCCCCACGACCGAACGCAACATCGCGCAGGTGTTCCAGTTTCCGGTCGTCTACGACACCATGACCGTGCGCGACAACCTGGCCTTCCCGCTGCGCAACCGGGGCCGCGACCCGGCCTATATCGCCGAGCGGGTTCAGGCCATCGCGAAGATGATCGGGATGGAGAACGAGCTGGACCGCAAGGCGCGGGGGCTGACGGCGGATGCCAAGCAGAAGATCAGCCTCGGCCGCGGCATGGTGCGGCGCGACGTCAACGCCATCCTCTTCGACGAGCCGCTGACGGTGATCGACCCGCACATGAAGTGGGAGCTTCGCACGCAGCTGAAATCGCTGCACCGCGATTTCGGCCACACGATGATCTACGTCACCCACGACCAGACCGAGGCGCTGACCTTCGCCGACAAGGTGGTGGTCATGTATGACGGCCGCGTGGTGCAGATCGGCACGCCCGAAGAGCTGTTCGAGACGCCCGAGCACACCTTCGTGGGCTATTTCATCGGCTCGCCGGGGATGAACGTGCTGCCCGCGCGGGTCGAGGGCGACCGCGCCTATATCGACGGGGCCGAGGTGCCGCTGGCGCATGGCTACGGCGCGCTTTCGGGCAAGGTCGAGATCGGGGTGCGGCCCGAATTCGCCCGGCTCTCGGCGCGGGACGGGCTGCCGGTCAAGGTGCGCCGGGTGGAGGACGTGGGCCGGCACAAGATCGTGCGCGCCGAGTTCTTTTCCCACGAGATCAATATCATCGCGCGCGAAGAAGACGAGATCGGCGCGGACATGACCCGCGTGACCTTCGATCCTGCCCGGGTCAACGTCTATGCCGACGACTGGCGCGTGGCGCCCGACGCGCTGGGGAGGGCCGCCTGA
- a CDS encoding carbohydrate ABC transporter permease — MADATFARPRAASLPRVNTSAVVMVLYLMFLLVPIYWLLNMSLKTNAEILGGFSLWPRDLTLQNYATILTDPSWYMGYVNSLIYVVMNTVISVSVALPAAYAFSRYRFMGDKHLFFWLLTNRMAPPAVFALPFFQLYSSVGLFDTHIAVALAHCLFNVPLAVWILEGFMRGVPKEIDETAYIDGYSFPRFFVKIFMPLIASGIGVAAFFCFMFSWVELLLSRTLTATEAKPIAATMTRTVSASGLDWGVLAAAGVLTIVPGALVIYFVRNYIAKGFALGRV; from the coding sequence ATGGCCGACGCGACCTTTGCCCGGCCCCGCGCGGCCAGCCTGCCGCGGGTGAACACCAGCGCGGTGGTGATGGTGCTGTACCTGATGTTCCTGCTGGTGCCGATCTACTGGCTGTTGAACATGAGCCTGAAGACCAATGCCGAGATCCTCGGCGGGTTTTCCCTGTGGCCGCGGGACCTGACGCTGCAGAACTACGCGACGATCCTGACCGATCCGAGCTGGTACATGGGGTACGTGAATTCGCTGATCTACGTGGTGATGAACACGGTGATCTCGGTCAGCGTGGCGCTGCCCGCGGCGTATGCGTTCTCGCGCTACCGCTTCATGGGCGACAAGCACCTGTTCTTCTGGCTGCTCACGAACCGGATGGCGCCGCCGGCGGTCTTCGCGCTGCCGTTCTTCCAGCTTTACTCGTCCGTGGGGCTTTTCGACACGCATATCGCGGTGGCGCTGGCGCATTGTTTGTTCAACGTGCCGCTCGCCGTGTGGATTCTCGAAGGCTTCATGCGCGGGGTGCCCAAGGAGATCGACGAGACCGCCTATATCGACGGCTATTCCTTCCCGCGCTTCTTCGTGAAGATCTTCATGCCGCTGATCGCGAGCGGAATCGGCGTGGCGGCGTTCTTCTGCTTCATGTTCTCCTGGGTGGAACTGCTGCTCTCACGCACCCTGACCGCGACCGAGGCCAAGCCCATCGCGGCGACGATGACCCGGACCGTGTCGGCCAGCGGGTTGGACTGGGGCGTGCTGGCGGCGGCCGGTGTGCTGACCATCGTGCCCGGCGCCTTGGTCATCTATTTCGTGCGCAACTACATCGCCAAGGGCTTCGCCCTGGGGAGGGTGTGA
- the glpD gene encoding glycerol-3-phosphate dehydrogenase: protein MTAATDQTVDLFVIGGGINGCGIARDAAGRGLTVRLAEMNDLAWATSSASTKLFHGGLRYLEYFEFRLVREALIERETLLRAMPHISWPMRFVLPYHRDMRFESATPTSRLLARVMPWMKGRRPAWLIRLALLLYDTLGPRKILPGTTTLDLADSPEGAPLQDRFRKAFEYSDCWVEDSRLVVLNARDAEARGAEILPRTRVCSARRENGLWVVETQNTESGARRVHRARALVNAGGPWAGKVIHGVIGLNAQDNVRLVRGSHIVTRRLYDHDKCYFFQGADGRIIFAIPYERDFTLIGTTDADHEDPDARPECTPEERDYLLDFANRYFRDPIGPEDIVWTFSGVRPLYDDGASSATAATRDYTLKVEEAGGAPVLNVFGGKITTYRRLAEAALDRLAPYFEGLPGHWTAGVPLPGGDFPVEGGAALVDGLMADYPFLSRGWADRLVRAYGTEARDMLGEARSAAELGQDFGATLTAREVDWLMAREYARTAEDVLWRRGKLGLRLSGEEAATLQEWMDRRRRDRAPAAAE from the coding sequence GGCTGACCGTGCGGCTCGCCGAGATGAACGACCTCGCCTGGGCGACCTCGTCGGCCTCGACCAAGCTCTTCCACGGTGGGCTGCGCTACCTTGAATATTTCGAGTTTCGGCTGGTGCGCGAGGCGCTGATCGAGCGTGAAACGCTTTTGCGCGCGATGCCGCATATCAGTTGGCCGATGCGATTCGTTTTGCCTTATCATAGGGATATGCGTTTCGAATCCGCGACGCCAACCTCGCGGCTGCTGGCGCGGGTCATGCCCTGGATGAAGGGGCGCCGCCCGGCCTGGCTGATCCGGCTGGCGCTGTTGCTCTACGACACCCTCGGGCCGCGCAAGATCCTGCCGGGCACGACCACCCTCGATCTGGCGGACAGCCCCGAGGGGGCGCCGCTGCAGGACCGGTTCCGCAAGGCCTTCGAGTATTCCGACTGCTGGGTGGAGGATTCCCGCCTTGTCGTGCTGAACGCCCGCGACGCGGAAGCGCGCGGGGCCGAGATCCTGCCGCGCACGCGGGTATGCTCGGCCCGGCGCGAGAACGGCCTTTGGGTCGTCGAAACGCAAAATACCGAAAGCGGCGCGCGCCGCGTTCACCGCGCCCGGGCCCTGGTCAATGCCGGCGGTCCCTGGGCGGGCAAGGTGATCCATGGCGTCATCGGGCTGAACGCGCAGGACAATGTGCGCCTGGTGCGTGGCAGCCATATCGTGACCCGCCGCCTTTACGACCACGACAAGTGCTATTTCTTCCAGGGCGCCGACGGGCGGATCATCTTCGCGATCCCCTACGAGCGCGATTTCACCCTGATCGGCACCACGGACGCCGACCACGAGGACCCCGACGCACGCCCCGAATGCACGCCGGAGGAGCGCGACTACCTGCTCGACTTCGCCAACCGCTATTTCCGCGACCCGATCGGGCCCGAGGATATCGTCTGGACGTTTTCCGGCGTCCGCCCGCTTTACGATGACGGGGCCTCCAGCGCCACCGCCGCCACCCGCGACTACACGCTGAAGGTCGAGGAGGCGGGCGGCGCGCCGGTGCTGAACGTCTTCGGCGGCAAGATCACGACGTATCGCCGTCTCGCGGAGGCGGCGCTCGACCGGCTTGCGCCCTATTTCGAGGGCTTGCCCGGCCACTGGACCGCCGGCGTGCCTCTGCCCGGCGGCGATTTCCCGGTGGAGGGGGGCGCGGCGCTGGTGGATGGCCTGATGGCCGACTATCCGTTCCTGAGCCGCGGCTGGGCGGATCGCCTGGTGCGCGCCTACGGCACCGAGGCGCGCGACATGCTGGGCGAGGCGCGCAGCGCAGCCGAGCTCGGCCAGGATTTCGGGGCGACGCTGACCGCCCGCGAGGTCGACTGGCTGATGGCGCGGGAATATGCGCGGACCGCGGAGGACGTGTTGTGGCGGCGCGGCAAGCTGGGGCTCAGGCTGTCCGGCGAGGAGGCCGCCACGCTGCAGGAGTGGATGGACAGGCGGCGGCGCGACCGGGCGCCGGCGGCCGCGGAGTGA
- a CDS encoding DUF2160 domain-containing protein: protein MDWMAWTWPTAVFFMVIAGLLIVFSVLAIRYPETPRTGILRIETTRGDRLFITLLGSAFINLAWLGLVGENQPWALGVCLVWAAAVFRWV, encoded by the coding sequence ATGGACTGGATGGCATGGACCTGGCCCACCGCGGTCTTCTTCATGGTGATCGCCGGGCTTCTGATCGTCTTTTCGGTGCTCGCGATCCGTTACCCCGAAACCCCGCGCACCGGGATCCTGCGGATCGAGACGACCCGAGGGGATCGCCTCTTCATCACGCTTCTGGGCTCGGCCTTCATCAACCTCGCCTGGCTGGGGCTTGTGGGCGAGAACCAGCCCTGGGCGCTTGGCGTCTGCCTGGTCTGGGCCGCGGCGGTGTTCCGCTGGGTCTAG